In Phycisphaerales bacterium, the sequence GTCCTCAACCTATCCCTTCCCTTTGTTTTCCTCTGTGCCCCCTCTGTGACCTCTGAGTTCGCCTTCTAGGCGTTCGGCTCGGCCTCGACGCCGATTCGGAAGGCCGTCACGCTCGTGACACGCACCGTCTGGCCCGCCTCGATGAAGCCGAGTTCGCTGACGGCGTCGATGATCTCGGCCCCGATTTGCACACGCCCGGCCGGGCGCATCGGCGTGAGGGCCTTGCCGATCGCGCCGACGCGCACCACGGGCCCCTCGTCGGCGTCCATCGCGCGGAGGACATCGGCGTTCTCGTCGTCGTCGGGCGTGTGGGCCTTCAGGACGAACTTGTTGAGCACGGGGATGGAGCCGAAGTGCTTCGCGAGGAAGTAGATCGCCGCCCCGGCGAGGATCGTCGAGATCATCACCGTGAGCGATCCCATCGCCATCTCGTGGCGTTCCCACGCGGTCTTGGGGAAGAGCGTCCGCGAGCCGGTCACAACTCCGACCAATCCGCCAAAGAGCAGGATCACCCCCGCGATCCCCGCGACGCCGAAGCCGGGGAGGACGAAGATCTCGACGAGCAGGCTCCCGATGCCCAGGACGATCGAGCCGATCGCCCACCAGTTGGCCATGCCCATGAGGAGTGACGGCCCGAGCAGGCCCACGAGCGCCACCACCGCGATGATCGCGGGGATCGTCGCTCCGGGGTGCGTCATCTCGACAAAGAGCGCGACGAGAAAGACGAGAATCAGCACGATCCGCACGGGCAGGAACGACAGGAACCACACCAGCCCCTCGGACCAACTCTGGTCCAGCACGCGGACCGTGGGCGAGCCGAAGAAGTCACGCAGATCCTCCACCGAGTCCACGCCCGTGACGCGGCCGGTCTTGGCGTCGACGTCGTTGTAGGCGAAGCCATAGTGGGCCACGTCCGAGGCCTTGAGCATCGCCGCGTTCGAGTCGTCCTTGACCTTCTCCACCAGCGTCCACTCACCGCGATCCGCGGCGGTGAGCGTCGGACGCATGGAGTTGATCTGCAACTGTGCGTTCACATCGCCCGCCGTCATCGCCCGGAGTTTCGACCCCCCCCCACCCCCACCCGCCCCCCCACTCGACCCCCCGCCAGCCGTGCTTCCCGACGTTCCCACCAGCCGCGTCGCCCCGCCGCCGCCGGTCTCCGTCGCCTCTTTGGGGAAGAGCATCTGGAACTCGTTCCAATCGATGCACATCCGCTGGCCGGTTTTGACGTTCTCGACCAGCCACAGGGGCATGTCCTTGAGCACGATCGCCTGCGCGAGCAGTTCGTCCCACTCATACGCCCCGACGCGCTCGTTGTGCCGGCGCACCGAGTCCACGACCTCCGCGAGCAGGGGCGGCAGGATCTTCTTCAGGATCTCGGGATCGCTGATCCCCATGATGCCGATGGGCCCGCCGGCGAGCACGGGCATCGCGTCGCCGAACGATGCCGTGTCGCTCACGATGATCTCGTCGCACGCCAGCGCGATGATCGCCCCGGCGCTGTACGCGTCGCTGTGCACCCACGCGTAGATCTTGGGCACGCGCGACGACTTGATCGCCTCGCAGATCTGCAGCGCCCCGTCCACCGCCCCGCCCGGCGTGTCGAGCTCGAAGACGACCACGTCCGCCCCCGCGCGCTCCGCGGCCATCAATCGGCGGCGCACGCTCGTCGCCATCACCGACCCGTGCGTGATGTCGCGCCCGTCGATCTCGCCCCGGATGGGAATGACCACGACACGCGACGCCGTACGCTCGGCGGGAATGACCTTGATCCCCTCACTCCCTCCGCTCCCATCGGCCGCGATCGCCGCACGCTCGCCGCCGCCGAGCAAGGCCGCGGCATCCGCGCCCGCCCACGACAGCACCATCGCCACGCTCGCCAGGGCAAGGAGGAATCGGGCCAGAACTCGGGAAAGGGGAATCGTCATGGATCGGTGCTCGGAGGACTGCCCCAAGTATACGAACGGCACGAAAACGTGATGCGGGAGAAGGGCTGGGGAAAGGCGAGGTGAGCAGGTGGGGAGGTGAAGAGGTGACGAGGTGATTCACTCGGGTGCCACGAGTCGGCGGCTTTGAGACGACTGGTGCCGGATACAAGGCAGCGTCCAGCGTTCACAAATGCCGAATCACGAATGCCCAATGCCCAATGCCCAATGCCTGGTGCCCAATGCCTGGTGCCTAGTGCTTAGTGCCTAGTGCCTGACGCCTTCCCCCTCACACCCTCCCCCACATCGCGACGACGACGGCGAGCAGAACAAGGCCCATTGCCACGCCGTCTCGCCAATGCCATGTGTCGCCCATGACCTTGAGGGAGAAGACGAGGAAGACCACGAGCGTGATGCATTCCTGGAGGATCTTGAGTTGCGGCGTCGTCAGCCCACCACCCCCGCCCCCGCCTTCTCCGCCGCCCGTCGCGCTCATGTGCCCGATCCGATTCGCCGGGACCTGCAGCAGATATTCCGGCAGCGCGATCAGCCACGAGATCCCGATCGCCATGAAGAGAGGCCAGGCGTCCTTCTTCTTCAGGTGGAAGTACCACGCGAAGGTCATGAACGTGTTCGACCCGACGAGCAGCACGACCGTGATCAGCCAGCGAGGGAGTCCAAAGGGCATGGAGGAGCGTACGACAACTGGGGTTCGGGCCCACCCGCCATTGGTCTGTCATGGCCCATTGCCCCCCTCCCCATTCCCCATTCTCGTTCTTCTCGAGTGTTCGGACCCGCGACACCACTCATCCCGCCCGCGAGCGCACTTCGTGCGGGCACGGCGAGCGTTTTCCTCGGCAGGAAAATGATTTTCCTCGTCACGAAGGGAGTTTTCCTCCCCAC encodes:
- a CDS encoding DMT family protein — translated: MPFGLPRWLITVVLLVGSNTFMTFAWYFHLKKKDAWPLFMAIGISWLIALPEYLLQVPANRIGHMSATGGGEGGGGGGGLTTPQLKILQECITLVVFLVFSLKVMGDTWHWRDGVAMGLVLLAVVVAMWGRV